The following are encoded together in the Pygocentrus nattereri isolate fPygNat1 chromosome 15, fPygNat1.pri, whole genome shotgun sequence genome:
- the ubap1lb gene encoding ubiquitin-associated protein 1-like — MACLDEMPFKIPLGSLAEVKEEVELVMAPEIILPDYLKILQETEYVFSLENWVLTGLQGGYSSAPHPNSPSGMSPSCPPYWMMFSSPQESRLASRWSSDFWEPNPRPRSRSLNAAHYRAMKGRVKFTVSDSNDDNYCESEEASFPGNEGSKCSTSSGSPRRGPGVKDLRSRCSSNFLTLPSTCGLSAQRQVNFQLTSLSDSKPTGSNFRRSQSTDLSGSHQHLVRQLGHPSSNTTRFSDLPLAPLQPLGSHAASQDSSVELLSALSPEEQQLLEAVTERGYPLRTAIIALQKTGQHSLEQILSYLVACDRLCELGYDEAQVEEALEMFQNCETKAEEFLHLLTQFHEMGFQQNAIKEVLLVHENHRERALEELMTRVA, encoded by the exons ATGGCTTGCCTGGATGAAATGCCGTTCAAAATCCCTCTAGGCTCCTTAGCAGAGGTCAAAGAGGAGGTGGAACTGGTCATGGCTCCAGAAATCATCCTGCCAGACTACCTGAAGATCCTGCAAGAGACCGAG TATGTGTTTAGCTTGGAGAACTGGGTTCTGACAGGCCTGCAGGGGGGGTACAGCAGTGCACCCCATCCCAATTCACCATCTGGGATGTCCCCATCCTGTCCTCCGTATTGGATGATGTTCAGCAGTCCTCAAGAGAGCAGGCTAGCTAGCCGCTGGAGCAGCGACTTCTGGGAGCCAAACCCTCGGCCCCGCAGCCGGAGCCTGAACGCGGCTCACTACCGCGCTATGAAAGGTCGGGTGAAATTCACCGTTTCTGACTCCAACGATGACAACTATTGTGAAAGCGAGGAGGCCTCTTTCCCAGGGAACGAAGGATCAAAATGCAGCACTTCTTCAGGCTCACCTAGACGAGGGCCAGGCGTAAAAGACCTGCGCTCTCGCTGCTCCTCGAATTTCCTCACCCTGCCTTCAACCTGTGGCCTCTCCGCTCAACGGCAGGTCAACTTCCAACTGACCTCGCTTTCAGACTCAAAACCTACAGGAAGTAACTTCAGAAGAAGCCAAAGCACAGATCTTAGTGGCTCACATCAGCACTTAGTCAGGCAGTTGGGACACCCCTCCTCAAACACCACACGG TTTTCAGACCTGCCCCTGGCCCCCTTGCAGCCGCTGGGTTCCCACGCTGCCTCCCAGGACTCCTCAGTGGAGCTGCTTTCAGCTCTCAGCCCTGAAGAGCAGCAGCTGCTAGAGGCTGTGACAGAGCGCGGCTACCCACTGCGCACGGCCATCATCGCCCTGCAGAAGACCGGCCAGCACAGTCTAGAGCAG ATCCTGAGTTACCTGGTGGCATGCGATCGGCTATGTGAACTTGGCTATGATGAAGCTCAGGTGGAGGAAGCTCTGGAGATGTTTCAGAACTGTGAGACAAAG GCCGAGGAGTTTCTTCACCTGCTCACACAGTTTCATGAGATGGGCTTCCAGCAGAACGCTATCAAAGAGGTGCTGCTTGTCCATGAGAACCACCGTGAGCGAGCCTTGGAAGAGCTCATGACACGTGTAGCCTGA
- the pdcd7 gene encoding programmed cell death protein 7 has product MDSFRTSRDVNQTQPYSGGPPGAGAESYGLGSRGGFGVGAPTGSVPPPPPPWPAQHGHWPPFQPPVPPGGPSAYSQPPLFDPSRPPPGYFGEQQMGPGSGPWPPAASRGQQPPGADGGQFDQGGSFTHFGPPAYQPCYPPSSSGPNFSVDHHKPPSTFPPQFSSSEGTWPGECQNKLNKEHRSTRLVTSDPDAKQRVQDEQWIKGFLQRRGQKSAAATRAASEQSVSEFRQKLYSAVQMLSELSLLCQTLKNNLENESVWTESHSRAVELKSSLQERLAGLQDQKAISRVKRKLELIKKKRERMRRRKAEKMEEKREEERRAAEREAAIDKYRMKQIQELEEKNREHELKLAADAVLSEVRKKQADAKRMLDILKALEKLRKLRKEAASRKGMFPEKECDEVFEGHLTRLRSLIRKRTAIYGAEEKALRVMLEGEQEEERKREREKRLKKEREKLLLKKQEIDIMLFGAELPPDHPLQPFREYYTQAECSLPALIQIRREWDQFLVPVDHPDGTSIPQGWVLPDPPSDDFWASALEK; this is encoded by the exons ATGGATTCATTCAGGACCTCAAGGGACGTGAACCAAACCCAGCCGTACTCGGGGGGGCCACCGGGAGCGGGCGCGGAGAGCTATGGACTCGGTAGCCGAGGGGGGTTTGGTGTTGGAGCGCCTACCGGCTCGGTCCCTCCACCCCCGCCGCCTTGGCCCGCCCAGCACGGCCACTGGCCTCCGTTTCAGCCGCCGGTGCCTCCAGGTGGACCCTCTGCGTACTCTCAGCCTCCGCTTTTCGACCCCAGTAGACCTCCTCCAGGTTACTTTGGCGAGCAGCAGATGGGGCCGGGGTCTGGGCCTTGGCCTCCTGCCGCCAGCCGGGGGCAACAGCCGCCTGGGGCTGATGGGGGACAGTTTGATCAGGGGGGCTCTTTTACCCATTTTGGACCTCCAGCATACCAGCCTTGTTATCCTCCATCCAGCTCGGGTCCAAACTTCAGTGTGGATCATCATAAACCTCCCAGCACTTTTCCACCCCAGTTTTCCTCATCAGAGGGCACCTGGCCAGGTGAGTGCCAGAATAAACTAAACAAAGAACACCGCAGCACCAGGCTGGTCACATCTGATCCAGATGCAAAGCAGAGGGTGCAGGACGAGCAGTGGATCAAAGGGTTCTTGCAAAGAAGAGGGCAGAAATCGGCTGCAGCCACTCGGGCTGCTTCAGAACAGTCTGTTTCTGAGTTCAGACAGAAGCTGTACAGTGCAGTTCAGATGCTCTCTGAGCTCTCCCTGCTCtgccaaaccctgaaaaacaacctggAGAATGAAAGTGTTTGGACTGAGTCGCACTCCAGAGCGGTGGAGCTGAAAAGCAGCCTGCAGGAGAGACTGGCAGGCCTGCAGGACCAGAAGGCCATCagcagggtgaagaggaagctggagctgatcaagaagaaacGGGAGCGCATGCGCAGGAGGAAAGCAGAGAAGATGGAGGAGAAAcgggaggaggagaggagagctgCAGAGAGGGAGGCAGCTATAGACAAGTACCGGATGAAGCAGATACAAGAACTGGAAGAAAAGAACAGG GAGCATGAGCTGAAGCTTGCTGCTGACGCTGTGCTGTCTGAGGTGAGGAAGAAGCAGGCAGATGCTAAACGAATGCTGGAcatcctcaaggctctggaaaAGCTGAGAAAACTCCGCAAAGAGGCTGCGTCAAGGAAAG GCATGTTTCCGGAGAAGGAGTGTGATGAGGTGTTTGAGGGCCACCTGACACGGCTGAGGAGTCTGATCAGAAAGCGCACGGCCATTTACGGTGCTGAAGAGAAAGCCCTGAGGGTCATGCTGGAGGGAGAacaggaggaggagcgcaaacGAGAGCGGGAAAAGCGGCTGAAAAAGGAAAGGGAAAAGCTGCTGCTTAAGAAACAGGAGATAGACATCATGCTGTTTGGAG CTGAACTGCCTCCCGATCATCCGCTTCAGCCTTTCAGAGAATACTACACTCAGGCGGAGTGCTCTCTACCTGCCCTGATCCAGATAAG GAGAGAATGGGATCAGTTTCTGGTTCCAGTGGATCATCCTGATGGCACGTCGATCCCTCAGGGCTGGGTTCTGCCGGACCCTCCTTCGGATGACTTCTGGGCCTCTGCTCTGGAGAAGTGA